The following are encoded in a window of Longimicrobium sp. genomic DNA:
- a CDS encoding DUF2382 domain-containing protein, whose amino-acid sequence TEGDITYIPILVEELVIQKRLVAHEELVIRKTRVTEEQVVEEELRREVPEIRGPDGPVDVGAQGGGGHR is encoded by the coding sequence CACCGAGGGCGACATCACCTACATCCCCATCCTGGTGGAAGAGCTGGTGATCCAGAAGCGGCTGGTGGCGCACGAGGAGCTGGTGATCCGCAAGACGCGCGTGACGGAAGAGCAGGTGGTGGAGGAGGAGCTTCGCCGCGAAGTGCCCGAGATCCGGGGCCCGGACGGACCCGTGGACGTGGGCGCGCAAGGCGGCGGAGGGCACCGCTGA
- a CDS encoding YsnF/AvaK domain-containing protein, translated as MLENLGGSHNRNDRDLGRRDRDALVRERMQAQGISEEEATRIVLSEEQLAVGKREVQTGEVGIHKRVETEHAHADVALRHEEVDIERRPIAGGYSAAGATGATIGGDEEIRVQLHAEEAVVEKRVVPTEEILVRKREVVENESIDTELRREHAEVDRTNVSTDRGVRDDRLDGRM; from the coding sequence ATGCTGGAAAACCTGGGCGGAAGCCACAACCGGAACGACCGCGATCTGGGCCGCCGCGACCGCGACGCGCTGGTCCGCGAGCGCATGCAGGCGCAGGGGATCAGTGAGGAAGAGGCGACCCGCATCGTCCTGTCCGAGGAGCAGCTGGCCGTCGGCAAGCGCGAGGTGCAGACGGGCGAGGTGGGCATCCACAAGCGGGTGGAGACCGAGCACGCGCACGCCGACGTGGCCCTGCGCCACGAGGAAGTCGACATCGAGCGCCGGCCCATTGCGGGCGGCTACTCGGCGGCCGGCGCGACGGGCGCCACCATCGGCGGTGACGAGGAGATCCGCGTGCAGCTGCACGCCGAGGAAGCCGTCGTGGAGAAGCGCGTGGTGCCCACGGAGGAGATCCTGGTGCGCAAGCGCGAGGTGGTGGAGAACGAGTCCATCGACACGGAGCTCCGCCGCGAGCACGCCGAGGTGGACCGCACCAACGTGTCCACGGACCGCGGCGTCCGCGACGACCGCCTGGACGGACGGATGTAA